The following proteins are co-located in the Burkholderia sp. HI2500 genome:
- the metH gene encoding methionine synthase, with translation MTDHMMRLAGLEPFNVTPGTLFINVGERTNVTGSKAFARMILNGQFDEALAVARQQVENGAQVIDINMDEAMLDSKAAMVRFLNLIASEPDIARVPIMIDSSKWDVIEAGLKCVQGKAIVNSISLKEGEDAFRHHAHLIRRYGAAAVVMAFDETGQADTFARKTEICKRSYDFLVNEVGFPPEDIIFDPNIFAVATGIEEHNNYAVDFIEATRWIKQNLPYAKVSGGVSNVSFSFRGNDPVREAIHTVFLYHAIQAGMDMGIVNAGQLGVYADLDPELRERVEDVILNRRDDSTDRLLEIADKFKAGGAKKEENLEWRNQPVEKRLSHALVHGITNFIVEDTEEVRAKIAAAGGRPINVIEGPLMDGMNIVGDLFGQGKMFLPQVVKSARVMKQAVAHLIPFIEEEKRLLAEAGGDVRAKGKIVIATVKGDVHDIGKNIVSVVLQCNNFEVVNMGVMVPCNEILAKAKVEGADIIGLSGLITPSLEEMAYVASEMQRDDYFRVKKIPLLIGGATTSRVHTAVKIAPHYEGPVVYVPDASRSVSVASSLLSDEGATKYLDELKSDYERIRDQHANRKAQPMVTLAEARANKTKVDWAGYQPVKPKFIGRRVFKNYDLNELAQYIDWGPFFQTWDLAGPYPAILNDEIVGESARRVFSDAKSMLARLIQGRWLTASGVISLLPANSVNDDDIEIYSDESRSEVLLTWRNLRQQSVRPVVDGVMRPNRSLADFIAPKESGVADYIGMFAVTAGLGVDAKEKQFEADHDDYSAIMLKALADRFAEAFAEAMHARVRRELWGYASGETLDNDALIAEKYAGIRPAPGYPACPDHLVKRDMFDVLRADEIGMSVTDSLAMLPAASVSGFYLAHPDSTYFSVGKIGQDQLEDYAQRMALSLDDARRALAPQL, from the coding sequence ATGACCGATCACATGATGCGCCTCGCCGGCCTCGAGCCGTTCAACGTCACGCCCGGAACGCTCTTCATCAACGTCGGTGAGCGCACCAACGTCACCGGCTCGAAGGCGTTCGCACGCATGATCCTCAACGGCCAGTTCGACGAGGCGCTCGCGGTCGCGCGCCAGCAGGTCGAGAACGGCGCGCAGGTGATCGACATCAACATGGACGAGGCGATGCTCGATTCGAAGGCGGCGATGGTGCGCTTCCTGAACCTGATCGCGTCGGAGCCGGACATCGCGCGCGTGCCGATCATGATCGACTCGTCGAAGTGGGACGTGATCGAGGCGGGCCTGAAGTGCGTGCAGGGCAAGGCGATCGTGAACTCGATCTCGCTGAAGGAAGGAGAGGACGCGTTCCGCCACCACGCGCACCTGATCCGCCGCTACGGCGCGGCGGCCGTCGTGATGGCGTTCGACGAAACCGGCCAGGCCGATACGTTCGCGCGCAAGACCGAGATCTGCAAGCGCTCGTACGACTTCCTCGTGAACGAAGTCGGCTTCCCGCCGGAAGACATCATCTTCGACCCGAACATCTTCGCGGTCGCGACCGGCATCGAGGAGCACAACAACTACGCGGTCGACTTCATCGAAGCGACCCGCTGGATCAAGCAGAACCTGCCGTACGCAAAGGTGAGCGGCGGCGTGTCGAACGTGTCGTTCTCGTTCCGCGGCAACGACCCGGTGCGCGAGGCGATCCACACCGTGTTCCTGTATCACGCGATCCAGGCCGGGATGGACATGGGCATCGTCAACGCGGGCCAGCTCGGCGTGTACGCCGACCTCGACCCGGAGCTGCGCGAGCGCGTCGAGGACGTGATCCTGAACCGCCGCGACGATTCGACCGACCGCCTGCTCGAGATCGCCGACAAGTTCAAGGCCGGGGGCGCGAAGAAGGAAGAGAACCTCGAGTGGCGCAACCAGCCGGTCGAGAAGCGGCTCTCGCATGCGCTGGTGCACGGCATCACGAACTTCATCGTCGAGGATACCGAAGAAGTGCGCGCGAAGATCGCCGCGGCCGGCGGCCGCCCGATCAACGTGATCGAAGGGCCGCTGATGGACGGGATGAACATCGTCGGCGACCTGTTCGGCCAGGGCAAGATGTTCCTGCCGCAGGTCGTGAAATCGGCGCGCGTGATGAAGCAGGCGGTTGCGCACCTGATCCCGTTCATCGAGGAAGAAAAGCGCCTGCTCGCGGAAGCGGGCGGCGACGTGCGCGCGAAGGGCAAGATCGTCATCGCGACCGTGAAGGGCGACGTGCACGACATCGGCAAGAACATCGTGTCGGTCGTGCTCCAGTGCAACAACTTCGAAGTCGTCAACATGGGCGTGATGGTCCCGTGCAACGAGATCCTCGCGAAGGCAAAGGTCGAGGGCGCGGACATCATCGGGCTGTCGGGCCTCATCACGCCGAGCCTCGAGGAAATGGCGTACGTCGCGTCCGAAATGCAGCGCGACGACTACTTCCGCGTGAAGAAGATCCCGCTGCTGATCGGCGGCGCGACGACCTCGCGCGTGCACACGGCCGTGAAGATCGCGCCGCACTACGAAGGCCCGGTGGTGTACGTGCCGGACGCGTCGCGCTCGGTGTCGGTCGCCTCCAGCCTGCTGTCCGACGAAGGCGCGACGAAGTACCTCGACGAGCTGAAGTCCGACTACGAACGCATCCGCGACCAGCACGCGAACCGCAAGGCACAGCCGATGGTCACGCTCGCCGAGGCGCGCGCGAACAAGACCAAGGTCGACTGGGCGGGCTACCAGCCGGTGAAGCCGAAGTTCATCGGCCGCCGCGTGTTCAAGAACTACGACCTGAACGAGCTCGCGCAGTACATCGACTGGGGCCCGTTCTTCCAGACCTGGGATCTCGCGGGTCCGTACCCGGCGATCCTGAACGACGAGATCGTCGGCGAATCGGCGCGGCGCGTGTTCTCCGACGCGAAATCGATGCTCGCGCGCCTGATCCAGGGCCGCTGGCTGACCGCGAGCGGCGTGATCTCGCTGCTGCCGGCGAATAGCGTCAACGACGACGACATCGAGATCTACAGCGACGAGTCGCGCTCGGAAGTGCTGCTTACCTGGCGCAACCTGCGCCAGCAGAGCGTGCGCCCGGTGGTCGACGGCGTGATGCGGCCGAACCGCTCGCTCGCCGACTTCATCGCACCGAAGGAATCGGGCGTCGCCGACTACATCGGGATGTTCGCGGTGACGGCCGGCCTCGGCGTCGACGCGAAGGAAAAGCAGTTCGAAGCCGACCACGACGACTACAGCGCGATCATGCTGAAGGCACTCGCCGACCGCTTCGCGGAAGCCTTCGCGGAAGCGATGCACGCGCGCGTGCGGCGCGAGCTGTGGGGCTACGCGAGCGGCGAGACGCTCGACAACGATGCGCTGATCGCGGAAAAGTACGCGGGCATCCGCCCGGCACCGGGCTACCCGGCCTGCCCCGACCACCTGGTGAAGCGCGACATGTTCGACGTGCTGCGTGCGGACGAGATCGGCATGAGCGTGACCGACTCGCTGGCGATGCTGCCGGCCGCGAGCGTGTCGGGCTTCTATCTCGCGCATCCGGACAGCACGTATTTCTCGGTCGGCAAAATCGGCCAGGATCAGCTCGAGGACTACGCGCAGCGCATGGCGCTGTCGCTCGACGACGCGCGCCGCGCGCTCGCGCCGCAGCTCTGA
- a CDS encoding DUF1840 domain-containing protein: MITFKSKAAQDLDVLKDFAVYVLGLVGKQLGERGVITHDELDHAIAKLEGAVAQAKQERAEHAGHFHEDEADHAHHEVPASLAQRVAPFLTMLREAKAGEADVHWGF, translated from the coding sequence ATGATTACGTTCAAGAGCAAGGCGGCACAGGATCTCGACGTGCTGAAGGATTTCGCCGTGTATGTGCTGGGTCTCGTCGGCAAGCAGCTGGGCGAGCGCGGTGTGATTACGCACGACGAGCTGGACCACGCGATCGCCAAGCTGGAAGGGGCGGTAGCGCAGGCGAAGCAGGAACGCGCCGAGCACGCCGGCCATTTCCATGAGGACGAAGCCGATCACGCGCACCACGAAGTGCCGGCGAGCCTGGCCCAGCGCGTTGCGCCCTTCCTCACGATGCTGCGCGAAGCGAAAGCCGGCGAAGCCGACGTGCACTGGGGCTTCTGA
- the argS gene encoding arginine--tRNA ligase — MLPAHKQTLEALLADSVKQVAHALKGADAASVAPVITLERPKVAAHGDVACNVAMQLAKPLGTNPRQLAEQIVAALTAQPGAQGLVEAAEIAGPGFINLRLSAAAKQAVIAAVFDQGRAFGTSDREKGKQVLLEFVSANPTGPLHVGHGRQAALGDVLANVIASQGYAVHREFYYNDAGVQIGNLAISTQARARGLKPGDAGWPEAAYNGEYIADIARDFLNGETVAASDGEPVKGTGDVEDLDAIRKFAVTYLRREQDMDLQAFGVKFDQYYLESSLYSEGRVEKTVDALIKAGMTYEQDGALWLRTTDEGDDKDRVMRKSDGTYTYFVPDVAYHVTKWERGFTKVINIQGSDHHGTIARVRAGLQGLHIGIPKGYPDYVLHKMVTVMRDGQEVKISKRAGSYVTVRDLIEWSGGAAAGQEAAPDLIDEATITRGRDAVRFFLISRKADTEFVFDIDLALKQNDENPVYYVQYAHARICSVLNELKSRYNVDVAQLPGADLSQLTSTQAASLMQKLAEYPDMLTHAANELAPHAVAFYLRDLAGEFHSFYNAERVLVDDEAPRNARAALLAATRQVLENGLAVLGVSAPAKM; from the coding sequence ATGCTGCCAGCACACAAACAGACCCTCGAAGCCCTGCTCGCGGATAGCGTCAAGCAGGTCGCACACGCGCTGAAAGGCGCCGACGCCGCGTCCGTCGCCCCCGTCATCACGCTGGAGCGCCCGAAGGTCGCCGCGCACGGCGACGTCGCGTGCAACGTCGCGATGCAGCTCGCGAAGCCGCTCGGCACGAACCCGCGCCAGCTCGCCGAGCAGATCGTCGCCGCCCTCACCGCCCAGCCGGGCGCGCAAGGCCTCGTCGAAGCCGCCGAGATCGCCGGCCCCGGCTTCATCAACCTGCGCCTGTCGGCCGCCGCGAAGCAGGCCGTGATCGCCGCCGTGTTCGACCAGGGCCGCGCGTTCGGCACGTCGGATCGCGAGAAAGGCAAGCAGGTGCTGCTCGAATTCGTGTCGGCGAACCCGACCGGCCCGCTGCACGTCGGCCACGGCCGCCAGGCCGCGCTCGGCGACGTGCTCGCAAACGTGATCGCGAGCCAGGGCTACGCCGTGCACCGCGAGTTCTACTACAACGACGCAGGCGTGCAGATCGGCAACCTCGCGATCTCGACGCAGGCACGCGCACGCGGCCTGAAGCCGGGCGACGCGGGCTGGCCGGAAGCCGCGTACAACGGCGAATACATCGCCGACATCGCACGCGACTTCCTGAACGGCGAAACGGTCGCCGCGTCGGACGGCGAGCCGGTCAAGGGCACGGGCGACGTCGAGGATCTCGACGCGATCCGCAAGTTCGCGGTCACGTACCTGCGTCGCGAGCAGGACATGGATCTGCAGGCATTCGGCGTGAAGTTCGACCAGTACTACCTCGAGTCGTCGCTGTACAGCGAAGGCCGTGTCGAGAAGACGGTCGATGCGCTGATCAAGGCCGGCATGACCTACGAGCAGGACGGCGCGCTGTGGCTGCGCACGACCGACGAAGGCGACGACAAGGATCGCGTGATGCGCAAGTCGGACGGCACGTACACGTACTTCGTGCCGGACGTCGCGTACCACGTGACGAAGTGGGAGCGCGGCTTCACGAAGGTGATCAACATCCAGGGTTCGGATCACCACGGCACGATCGCGCGCGTGCGCGCCGGCCTGCAGGGCCTGCACATCGGGATCCCGAAGGGCTACCCCGACTACGTGCTGCACAAGATGGTCACCGTGATGCGCGACGGCCAGGAAGTGAAGATCTCGAAGCGCGCGGGCAGCTACGTGACGGTGCGCGACCTGATCGAATGGTCGGGCGGCGCGGCGGCGGGCCAGGAAGCGGCGCCGGACCTGATCGACGAAGCGACCATCACGCGCGGCCGTGACGCGGTGCGGTTCTTCCTGATCTCGCGCAAGGCCGATACCGAGTTCGTGTTCGACATCGACCTCGCGCTGAAACAGAACGACGAAAACCCGGTCTATTACGTCCAGTACGCGCACGCGCGGATCTGCTCGGTGCTCAACGAGCTGAAGTCGCGCTACAACGTCGACGTCGCGCAGCTGCCGGGCGCCGACCTGTCGCAGCTGACGAGCACGCAAGCGGCGTCGCTGATGCAGAAGCTGGCCGAGTACCCGGACATGCTCACGCACGCGGCCAACGAACTGGCGCCGCACGCCGTTGCGTTCTACCTGCGCGATCTCGCTGGCGAATTCCACTCGTTCTACAATGCGGAGCGCGTGCTGGTCGACGACGAAGCGCCGCGCAATGCGCGCGCCGCACTCCTCGCCGCGACCCGGCAGGTGCTCGAGAATGGTCTGGCGGTGCTCGGCGTGTCCGCGCCCGCCAAGATGTAA
- a CDS encoding SPOR domain-containing protein, protein MAQPRRTSKQSKQAGGTFLGIVLGLIVGLAIAVVVALYITRSPSPFVSKVAPPPADNGASQPQQFDPNRALQGKTPGQPVPQAAQPAPPNTAPGQAANQTQGGLLPEPQIVEVPPQANGSSGSNNTGSSNNTTASNNTSSSNGVAVAPKPADTTPPPKKTQQAQQQQQQGGEDDLARFAAQKQAQQAAAQKQQQQQLAANTPKPTSSATAAATAKPPTANDANTGYFLQVGAYKTEGDAEQQRARLGFQGFESKVSKRDVSGVTYFRVRVGPFSKFEDMNSARQRLSDAGVDTAVIRFTKQ, encoded by the coding sequence ATGGCACAACCACGCCGAACTTCGAAGCAATCGAAACAAGCCGGAGGGACATTTCTTGGAATCGTGCTGGGCCTGATCGTCGGCCTCGCGATCGCCGTGGTGGTGGCGCTCTACATCACGCGTTCCCCGTCGCCGTTCGTGTCGAAGGTCGCGCCGCCGCCGGCCGACAACGGCGCGAGCCAGCCGCAGCAGTTCGATCCGAACCGCGCGCTGCAGGGCAAGACGCCCGGCCAGCCGGTGCCGCAGGCCGCGCAGCCCGCGCCGCCGAACACCGCGCCCGGCCAGGCCGCGAACCAGACCCAGGGCGGCCTGCTGCCCGAACCGCAGATCGTCGAAGTGCCGCCGCAGGCCAACGGGTCGAGCGGCTCGAACAACACCGGCAGCTCGAACAACACGACCGCGTCGAACAATACGTCGTCGAGCAACGGCGTCGCCGTCGCGCCGAAGCCGGCCGACACCACGCCGCCGCCGAAGAAGACGCAGCAAGCGCAGCAGCAACAGCAGCAAGGCGGCGAGGACGACCTCGCCCGCTTCGCCGCGCAGAAGCAGGCGCAGCAAGCCGCCGCGCAAAAGCAGCAGCAACAGCAACTGGCCGCGAACACGCCGAAGCCGACCTCGTCGGCCACGGCCGCCGCGACGGCAAAGCCGCCGACCGCGAACGATGCGAATACCGGCTACTTCCTGCAGGTGGGCGCGTACAAGACGGAAGGCGACGCCGAGCAGCAGCGCGCGCGCCTCGGCTTCCAGGGTTTCGAGTCGAAGGTGTCGAAGCGCGATGTCAGCGGCGTGACGTATTTCCGCGTGCGTGTCGGCCCGTTCTCGAAGTTCGAGGATATGAACTCGGCCCGCCAGCGCCTGTCCGATGCAGGTGTCGACACGGCGGTGATCCGTTTCACGAAGCAGTAA
- a CDS encoding thiol:disulfide interchange protein DsbA/DsbL encodes MKKLLSTLLLSLGLAAGLAQASPAAPVAGKDFEVMKSPQPVSAPAGKVEVIEFFWYGCPHCYEFEPTIEAWVKKQGNNIDFKRVPVAFRDDFVPHSKLFYAVSALGISEKVTPAIFNAIHKQKNYLLTPQAQADFLATQGVDKKQFTDAYNSFSVQGEVNQSAKLLKDYAIDGVPTVVVQGKYKTGPAYANSIPGTAQVLDFLVKQVQDKKL; translated from the coding sequence ATGAAAAAACTGCTTAGCACGCTCCTTCTGTCCCTGGGTCTGGCCGCCGGCCTCGCGCAGGCTTCGCCCGCCGCGCCGGTCGCCGGCAAGGACTTCGAGGTGATGAAGTCGCCGCAGCCGGTGTCCGCACCGGCCGGCAAGGTCGAGGTGATCGAATTCTTCTGGTACGGCTGCCCGCACTGCTACGAATTCGAGCCGACGATCGAGGCGTGGGTGAAGAAGCAAGGCAACAACATCGACTTCAAGCGCGTCCCGGTCGCATTCCGTGACGATTTCGTCCCGCACTCGAAGCTGTTCTACGCGGTGTCCGCGCTCGGCATCTCCGAGAAGGTCACGCCGGCGATCTTCAACGCGATCCACAAGCAGAAGAACTACCTGCTGACGCCGCAGGCGCAGGCCGACTTCCTGGCCACGCAGGGCGTCGACAAGAAGCAGTTCACGGACGCATACAACTCGTTCAGCGTGCAGGGCGAAGTGAACCAGTCGGCCAAGCTGCTGAAGGACTACGCGATCGACGGCGTGCCGACGGTCGTCGTCCAGGGCAAGTACAAGACGGGCCCCGCTTACGCGAACAGCATCCCGGGCACGGCCCAGGTGCTCGACTTCCTCGTGAAGCAGGTTCAGGACAAGAAGCTCTGA
- a CDS encoding SDR family oxidoreductase, producing MTTPLKVFITGASSGLGLAMAEEYARQGATLALVARRTDALDAFARRFPKLSISVYSADVRDADALATAAASFIATHGCPDVVIANAGISQGAVTGQGDLATFRDVMDINYYGMVATFEPFVGPMTATRHGTLVGVASVAGVRGLPGSGAYSASKSAAIKYLEALRVELRPAGVGVVTIAPGYIRTPMTAHNPYRMPFLMDADRFAARAAQAIARQRAFRVIPWQMGVVAKVLHVLPRWLYDRLFEKAPRKPKAGAH from the coding sequence ATGACTACTCCGCTGAAGGTCTTCATCACCGGCGCATCGAGCGGCCTCGGCCTCGCGATGGCCGAGGAATACGCCCGCCAGGGCGCCACGCTCGCACTCGTCGCGCGCCGCACCGATGCCCTCGATGCGTTCGCGCGGCGCTTCCCGAAGCTGTCCATCTCCGTCTATTCCGCCGACGTGCGCGACGCCGACGCGCTCGCGACGGCCGCCGCGTCGTTCATCGCGACGCACGGCTGCCCCGACGTCGTGATCGCGAACGCCGGCATCAGCCAGGGCGCCGTCACGGGCCAGGGCGATCTCGCGACGTTCCGCGACGTGATGGACATCAATTATTACGGGATGGTCGCGACGTTCGAGCCGTTCGTCGGCCCGATGACGGCCACGCGCCACGGCACGCTGGTCGGTGTCGCGAGCGTTGCCGGCGTGCGCGGGCTGCCCGGTTCCGGTGCGTACAGCGCGTCGAAATCGGCCGCGATCAAGTATCTCGAAGCGCTGCGCGTCGAGTTGCGGCCGGCCGGTGTCGGCGTCGTGACGATCGCGCCCGGCTACATCCGCACGCCGATGACCGCGCACAACCCGTACCGAATGCCGTTCCTGATGGACGCCGACCGCTTCGCGGCGCGTGCGGCCCAGGCGATCGCGCGGCAGCGCGCGTTCCGCGTGATTCCGTGGCAGATGGGTGTGGTCGCGAAGGTGTTGCATGTGTTGCCGCGCTGGCTGTACGACCGCCTGTTCGAGAAGGCGCCGCGCAAGCCGAAGGCGGGGGCGCACTGA
- a CDS encoding ABC transporter substrate-binding protein yields the protein MQLKLFAAATLAAALAAPGLAAAKPLTVCTESSPDGFDVVQYNSLVTTNASADVIFNTLVSYDEAAKKVVPALADKWDASADGLTYTFHLRPSVAFQTTDYFKPTRALDADDVVFTFSRMLDDSNPWHKVAGASGFPHAQSMGLVKLVKSVTKVDDSTVKFVLNEPNATFVPILTMGFASIYSAEYADQLLKAGKQADLNGKPVGTGPFVLKSYTKDALIRYDVNPTYWGTKPKVDRLIYAITPDPSVRLQKVKAGECQIALSPKPQDVLAAKGESALKVAQTPAFMTAFVALNTQKKPLDNDKVREALNLAFDRATYLKVVFDNTATAANNPYPPNTWSYAKDVAPYAYDPAKAKQLLAQAGFPNGFSTTIWTRPTGSVLNPNPKVGAELLQADLAKIGVKAEVKVIEWGELIKQAKLGQHDMLFMGWAGDNGDPDNYLSPLFSCNAVKSGINFARFCDTQLDKLIADGKSTADQAKRAKLYEAAQKIIHDQALWIPLGYPTAAALTRTNVSGYHVSPFGRQNFTTVAVQ from the coding sequence ATGCAGCTCAAGCTGTTCGCCGCGGCCACGCTCGCCGCCGCCCTCGCCGCCCCCGGCCTCGCCGCCGCCAAGCCGCTCACCGTCTGCACGGAATCGAGCCCGGACGGCTTCGACGTCGTCCAGTACAACTCGCTCGTCACGACCAACGCGTCGGCGGACGTGATCTTCAACACGCTCGTGTCGTACGACGAAGCCGCGAAGAAAGTCGTGCCCGCGCTCGCCGACAAATGGGACGCGAGCGCCGACGGCCTCACGTACACGTTCCATTTGCGCCCGAGCGTCGCGTTCCAGACCACCGACTATTTCAAGCCGACCCGCGCGCTCGACGCGGACGACGTCGTGTTCACGTTCTCGCGGATGCTCGACGACTCGAATCCGTGGCACAAGGTGGCCGGCGCGAGCGGCTTCCCGCACGCGCAGTCGATGGGGCTCGTGAAGCTCGTGAAGTCGGTCACGAAGGTCGACGACAGCACCGTGAAGTTCGTGCTGAATGAGCCGAATGCGACGTTCGTGCCGATCCTGACGATGGGCTTCGCGTCGATCTACTCGGCCGAATACGCGGACCAGCTGCTCAAGGCCGGCAAGCAGGCCGACCTGAACGGGAAGCCGGTCGGCACCGGCCCGTTCGTGCTGAAGAGCTACACGAAGGACGCGCTGATCCGCTACGACGTGAACCCGACCTACTGGGGCACGAAGCCGAAGGTCGACCGGCTGATCTATGCGATCACGCCCGATCCGTCGGTGCGGCTGCAGAAGGTGAAGGCCGGCGAATGCCAGATCGCGCTGTCGCCGAAGCCGCAGGACGTGCTCGCCGCGAAGGGCGAAAGCGCACTGAAGGTCGCGCAGACGCCCGCGTTCATGACCGCGTTCGTTGCACTGAACACGCAGAAGAAGCCGCTCGACAACGACAAGGTGCGCGAGGCGCTGAACCTCGCGTTCGACCGCGCGACCTACCTGAAGGTCGTGTTCGACAACACCGCGACGGCCGCGAACAACCCGTATCCGCCGAACACGTGGAGCTACGCGAAGGACGTCGCGCCGTATGCGTACGATCCGGCGAAGGCGAAGCAGCTGCTCGCGCAGGCCGGCTTCCCGAACGGCTTCTCGACGACGATCTGGACGCGCCCGACCGGCAGCGTGCTGAACCCGAACCCGAAGGTCGGCGCGGAGCTGTTGCAGGCCGACCTCGCGAAGATCGGCGTGAAGGCCGAGGTCAAGGTGATCGAATGGGGCGAGCTGATCAAGCAGGCGAAGCTCGGCCAGCATGACATGCTGTTCATGGGCTGGGCCGGCGACAACGGCGATCCGGACAACTACCTGTCGCCGCTGTTCAGCTGCAATGCGGTGAAGTCGGGCATCAACTTCGCGCGCTTCTGCGACACGCAGCTCGACAAGCTGATCGCCGACGGCAAGTCGACCGCCGACCAGGCCAAGCGCGCGAAGCTGTATGAAGCCGCGCAGAAGATCATCCACGACCAGGCGCTGTGGATTCCGCTCGGCTATCCGACCGCGGCCGCGCTCACGCGCACGAACGTGAGCGGCTATCACGTGAGTCCGTTCGGACGGCAGAACTTCACGACCGTCGCCGTGCAGTAA
- a CDS encoding ABC-F family ATP-binding cassette domain-containing protein — MAAATPTGALVALHHVSFRFDDGFTLFDSLDLSIDRTPTGIVGRNGIGKSQLAQLIAGYCAPSAGTIERHTPVVYVAQQHDYGGVSAGSRTVAQIAALDAPLGALARLADGRAEPHDFDLIGDRWDLAERLRTALDAAGLDDVQPDTPAQALSGGQLARVALIGALLSGAGLLVLDEPTNHLDASGRAWLRAALDGWHGGLVIVSHDRALLADVQRIVELTTQGVRSYGGNYALYRAQRDAEQDAAQSALDNARAERGRVRRRLEQEHDTIQRHAAASLRDAKTANLSSGAKQSRKGAARSIMGTVRRHQNEFKATLDERVQEAAARVEADAPVLVSLPGTEVSARRQLFTLDRAQLPWRIAGDADAITWSASGPVRIALTGPNGCGKSTLLRMLAGELSPRSGACTTHVSAAYLDQRLALLDPDRSIVEQLGLLDTPLAEGDLRSRLALLQLDAVRATQPARQLSGGERLKAALACALWRGTPAQLLLLDEPTNHLDLESVQAIEAALAGFPGAIVVASHDSAFLAALDPTHTMQWHRDGWRYEPVA, encoded by the coding sequence ATGGCTGCAGCCACGCCCACCGGCGCGCTCGTCGCGCTTCATCACGTTTCCTTCCGCTTCGACGACGGCTTCACGCTGTTCGATTCGCTCGACCTTTCCATCGATCGCACGCCGACCGGCATCGTCGGCCGCAACGGCATCGGCAAGAGCCAGCTCGCGCAATTGATCGCGGGGTACTGCGCGCCGAGCGCGGGGACGATCGAGCGGCACACGCCAGTCGTCTACGTCGCGCAGCAGCACGACTACGGTGGCGTATCGGCCGGCTCGCGAACCGTCGCGCAGATCGCCGCGCTCGATGCACCGCTCGGCGCGCTCGCGCGTCTCGCCGACGGCCGCGCGGAACCGCACGACTTCGACCTGATCGGCGATCGCTGGGATCTCGCGGAGCGGCTGCGCACCGCGCTCGACGCAGCCGGCCTGGACGACGTGCAACCCGACACGCCCGCGCAGGCACTGAGCGGCGGGCAGCTCGCGCGCGTCGCGCTGATCGGCGCGCTGCTCTCCGGCGCGGGCTTGCTCGTGCTCGACGAACCGACCAACCATCTCGACGCGTCGGGCCGTGCGTGGCTGCGCGCGGCGCTCGACGGCTGGCACGGTGGCCTCGTCATCGTGAGCCACGACCGTGCGCTGCTCGCCGACGTGCAGCGCATCGTCGAGCTGACGACACAAGGCGTGCGCTCGTACGGCGGCAACTACGCGCTCTATCGTGCGCAGCGTGACGCGGAACAGGATGCCGCGCAGTCCGCGCTCGACAACGCGCGTGCCGAACGCGGACGCGTCAGGCGCAGGCTCGAACAGGAACACGACACGATCCAGCGTCACGCGGCCGCGTCGCTGCGCGACGCGAAGACGGCCAACCTGTCGTCGGGGGCAAAACAGAGTCGCAAGGGTGCGGCGCGCAGCATCATGGGCACGGTGCGGCGCCACCAGAACGAATTCAAGGCGACGCTCGACGAACGCGTACAGGAAGCGGCCGCGCGCGTCGAAGCCGATGCGCCCGTGCTCGTGTCGCTGCCGGGCACCGAGGTCAGCGCACGCCGTCAGCTGTTCACGCTCGACCGCGCGCAACTGCCGTGGCGCATCGCCGGCGATGCCGACGCGATCACGTGGTCGGCCAGCGGCCCGGTGCGCATTGCATTGACGGGCCCGAACGGCTGCGGCAAATCGACGTTGCTGCGCATGCTCGCGGGCGAGCTTTCGCCGCGCTCAGGCGCGTGCACGACACACGTGAGCGCCGCGTATCTCGACCAGCGACTCGCGCTGCTCGATCCCGATCGCTCGATCGTCGAGCAACTGGGGCTGCTCGATACGCCGCTCGCCGAAGGCGACCTGCGCAGCCGGCTCGCGCTGTTGCAGCTCGACGCGGTACGCGCAACGCAGCCGGCGCGGCAGCTGAGCGGCGGCGAACGGCTGAAGGCCGCGCTCGCGTGCGCGTTGTGGCGTGGCACGCCCGCGCAACTGCTGCTGCTCGACGAGCCGACCAATCACCTCGACCTAGAATCGGTGCAGGCGATCGAAGCCGCACTGGCGGGCTTCCCCGGCGCGATCGTGGTCGCGTCGCACGACTCCGCGTTTCTCGCGGCGCTCGACCCGACGCACACGATGCAATGGCATCGCGACGGGTGGCGCTACGAACCCGTCGCTTGA